From the Ipomoea triloba cultivar NCNSP0323 chromosome 8, ASM357664v1 genome, the window GGGAAAGCGGCTAGCTTATATATACGGAAGGGAAGTTGAAATCGGATTATATAGGATGggaagaaaattatttaaaatttttattagattGGGACTATTACCTTTATGTACAACGTCATCATGTGAAGTTGCGGTTTAcaaattttcattatattgaGGTTATTATCTTTTATATGCAGTGTCATCATGTGAAGGtgtcttttaaaaattttcattaaattgaCACAATTATCTTTTATGTGCGGTGCCATTATGTGAAGGTGCCTCAAGTATAAAACTGATATAGATTTATACATAGTGACGtacgtaatattatatatacgaACTTTCAGCTAGTTtcttattattcatgttttactCACCGTGTATATGGTATGTTTTAGTTCatcccaaaaaaaagaaaagagtggAAATCAAGTTATATAGGATAAGATCAGGAAATTTCATGTGCCACCGTGTGAAGGTGCCTCGTAAGAATAAAAACGATATAGAATTATACCTAGTGAGGTACGTAATATTATACATGCTTCTAGTttcttattattcatttttcacTCACCGCATATATGGTATGTTTtagttcattaaaaaaaaaaaacaaaacaaaacaaaacaaaacagagAGTTGAaatcaagttatataagatgAGAAAATttccatgaaattgaaatattatcTTTCATGTGTAATCATGTGAAGGTGGCTTGTAAGGATGAAAACGGTAATATTATACACACTTCTAGTttcttattattcatttttttttattcacagCATATATGGTATGTTTTagttcattcaaaaaaaaagaagtggaaATTAGGTTATATAGTATGAGAAAAAGAATTCATTAGATTGACATATTATCTTTCATGTGTCATCATGTGAAGATGTCTCGTAAGGATAAAAAAGGTATACATTTATATGAAGTGACGTACGTAATATTACACTTCTAGTttcttattattcaatttttacttaCCGCATATATGGTATGTTTTAGTTCATccaaacaaatcaaaacaaaagtGAAATTGAATTTTATTAGCATGTAATCAGCTAGATATATGCCACTTATCATGCACTTATTTTGCACTTAATTTGCACTAACTTATCTTTCACATTTATCTTCCAaccaaatcaaaacaaaattaatatactttAAAAGGCACCCTTCCTGGCGCTATTCCATCATATGTATGCATGGCTTCTTTTGTTTGCCCTACCTAacacttcttcttctccactcCTTCGACTTAGCTCCAACGCCTCCATTTTCTGCACCTTAAGGTGATGTAATAGAACGCTTTGGAAAGTCACAAGTCTAACAGCTAAACATGATTGTATCCTTATATAGacctatattatatattctaaGCTTATTATATTCTTGTTGTCTAGCTTATTACTAGTTGTGTATACTGTTCCATTAACTAAGCATCAGGCTGTAGAGATTAACCTAGGAGCATCTCAGCTAGATCCTTCATGATTGATCCTAGATTAACCTACCCAACTGGTTAAAGAAACGGATTATcgaaacaattttaatatagttggtaattgaaaaataaactaataccATATATAGATGGTTAGAAAtaattgtttataaattttgatgatgataATTAGATGTATTAGGGATAGTAGACCCCTCAAACTTTCATTCTTGTAAATCACAAATTTGTCTCATCTTTTATGGGAAGAATCTCAGTCGGGAGAAGGTGTGTCGGAAGGAAGCTAGTTATACCGGAAGGAAGTGCATTCAAAAGAAGCAAGTCAGAGAAAGAATGTATTTGACACAAATGGAGTGAATATCTTTTGACATGTCCATACACACACCACTTGTCAAAAGACCAACATCTAATCCCTCAATGCATAATGAATGAATCAACCTTGAAAGAAGTTAATAAAAAGAGCTGTTAGACACATTCTTAAGTTATTTGACACCTATAGCTTTACATTAAAGACAAGTGTGTGATAAGGGACAAAGAGACTTTATAGGACTAAAGACCTTTTTATTACATAGATAGGGAAATGATATTTACCTTATTATGGTCCATGgcagcatgcatgcatgaatcAAGGATTGTGACACCTTTTAAATGGCTACCAATTGACTGACTGTCACATAGTAGCTAGGAATTATTTGGTTAACTAATCATCCATACTACTTTACTAAAAATCACAAGCACTCACAATTACAAACCAAAATTTGACAAGTTCAAGACTTGTATATGCATAAAAAATCTTACTTTCtataaatttttaacttttaaaagcCTATTCAGCCCCCCTAGAATTTTACTTGCATGGGATTGAAAAATGATATCACTTAACCAAAATTAGAGATCATATATTCATTTGACCGCTGCAAacttttatatttctaatggCGGTCCCCGGCAATCAAGTTGTCATGCACCGGATTAAAATAACACTATATCATCTATACCGatgagttttttatttttttttttttattttttttatttttttgcaaacTCATATTCATAATGAGGAGGTGGTAGTGCCCCAAAATCAAGTTGTCATGCAAActgattaaaataatattatattatctatataGGTGAGAAGTGTTTTTTTGGGCGAATTCATATTCTCAATGAGGCGTGTAAGGATAAGAAAGGTTACAAAGTTGTATGCATGTATTGCCACCGGCCACCGCCTTCAACATTACCAGAAAGAGTAGTGTAAGCTTTCTGGGAGTTTCTCTAAAATTTGTAAACTTAGACAATAAAAATCATGGTGTGTTGCTTTACAATATAATCTAAGCAGAGATTAATTCCATTGTATATATGTGTTTGATGCAAATTACACTTTACCTTATTAAAACCCAACAAAGAATTAAATCACTTTGGAAGACAATAAAAGAAGGCTTTATCCAATAAAACATTCATCCATCCATGGTAGATATCTCAAACTTTAACCACAAAACTGGTTATTACTTCTCTGATCCTCAATGCAAAACCATCACTTATTACCCACTCTCCCAAACTATTCTTTACAACTCCGGAACTCCCACAAATAAAGGCTTTGCAAAATTTTTCACTCATCTTATTTAACCAACTAATTTAACCTATTTATTTTACTTCCAGTTGAGGTTGATTTGCAAAGAAATAAATCCTTAAACTTAATTTGTGGGCAGGTCAAGGTAGGATTAGTCGAGGTGAGGGTACTTGTTCAAGTCAGGTGTAACATAAACACCTGACTCAGGGTGGTGATCAACAACGCTCATCTGGGTAGATGATGTATGTAGCCCCCTCTGAATTGCATCGATCCTATATCCCACTGAGGTGGCTCGATTCTGAATCTCCTTTGGCGTGAGTTGGTGGTGGTGGCCATCGCCAACCACGCAGTCGGGAAAGTTAAGCTTGGCTGCCGGGCCTCGCAAGTAAAAGAGGGCTACGTAGGCCCGAGCAGCAGCCACCGGGGTATAGTAAGAGCCTAGTATTCGTTTCACGAATCTCAGCTACCCACTTTCCCCACTTCCTCATACGAATCCCTTTGTATGGATTCTTTTGCTTAGGCCCCCGCTTCTTCTTTTCCGCTCCTCCACCTCTACTAGCTCCAACACCATCTCCGCCGCCTGTAGCCATCAAAACCAAAACCACAActctaattttcttttaattttctctctTAATGTGTATAGAAGGGAAGGGGAAAGCGGCTAGCTTATATATACGGAAGGGAAGTTGAAATCGGATTATATAGGATGggaagaaaattatttaaaaaattttattagatTGAGACTATTATCATTTATGTGCAGCGCCATCGTCTGAAGGTGCGGTTTAAAATTTTTGATTAGATTGacactattatttttatgtgcAGCGTCATCATGTGAATGtgtcttttaaaaattttcattagatTGATACTATTATCTTTTATGTGCAGTGTCATCATGTGAAGGTGCCTCCTAAGGATAAAACTGATATAGATTTATATGTAGTGacttacataatattattatattatatatattatcaaactTCTAGCTAGTTtcttattattcatgttttactCACCGTATATATGGTATGTTTTAGTTCATCCAAAAGAAAAGAGTGGAAATCAAGTTATATAGGATGAGATTAGAAAATTTCCATGAGATTGAAATATTATCTTTCATGTGTTCTCATGTGAAGGTGCCTAGTAAGGATAAAAACGGTACAGATTTATATATAGTGAGGTACATAATATTATACAGGCTTCTAGTttcttattattcatttttcacTTACCGCATATATGGTATGTTTTAGTtcatccaaaaagaaaaaaaaagaaaaaaaaaaagaagtggaaATCAAGTTATATAGGATGAGAAAATTTCAAGAGATTGAAATATTATCTTTCATGTGTCCTCGTGTGAAGGTGTCTCGTAAGGATAAAAACGGTATAGTTTTATACATAGTGAGGTACGTAATATTATGCACGCTTCTAATttcttattattcatttttcacTACCGCATATATGGTATGTTTTAGTTCATCCAAACAAAAGACTGGAAATCAAGTTAtatataggttgagaaaatttccatgaaattgaaatattatcTTTCATGTGTCATCATGTGAATGTGGCTTGTAAGGATGAAACCGGTATACATTTATATGGAGTGACGTACGTAATATTTACACACttctaatttcttaattattattcatttttttactcACGGCATATATGGTATTTTTTAGTtcattcattcaaaaaaaaaaagagtggaaATCAGGTTAATTATATAGgatgagaaaaaaatatttttattagtttGACATATTATCTTTCATGTGTCATCATGTAAAGTTGCCTCGTAAAGATAAAAACCGTATACATTTATATGAAGTGACGTAcgtaatattatacatatatacacacttctagtttcttattatttatctttttattcaCCGCATATATGGTATGTTTTagttcattaaaaaaatgaaagagtGGAAATTAGGTTATATagtatgagaaaaaaaattcattagaTTGACATATTATCTTTCATGTGTCATCATGTGAAGGTGCCTTATAAGGATAAAAACGGTATACATTTATATGAAGTGACCTActtaatattatatacatttctagtttcttattattcaatttttactcACCCCATATATGGTATGTTTTAGTTCGATTcgtgcaaaaaagaaaaaaagtggaAATTAAATCAGGTCATATAGAATGAGAAAAAAGAATTCCCTTAGATTGACACTATTATCTTTCATGTGTCATCAAGTGAAGGTGTATCGTGATTAGTTCAGGGATCAATTATCCAAGTGAAGATATTTGTTTAGTGTAATGTAAACATCTGAGTTACAATCAATCATGTTTTTATTAACATGTAATAAGCAAGATACCACTTATCAGACACTTATTTTGCACTTAATTTGCACTAACTTATATTATCTTTCACATTTACCTCccaaacaaatcaaaacaaaattaatatactttAAAAGTTAGCCTTCTTGGCTATTCGATCATATGTATGCATGGCTTCTTTTGTTTGCCCTAGCTAgcacttcttcttctccactcCTTCGGCTCAGATCCAACTCCATTTCCTGCACCTACGCCCATTAAAGCAAAACTCGCAATTTTTTGGTTCTCTTAATTGTTTGtgttaattttagtatatagaaGGGAAGATGCTGGAAAGAGAAGACAAGAAAAAGGAATGTTTTTTCATGAGATTGAGGTAATCATCTTACATGTGCATTGTGCGAAAGTAATTCGTGCAAATAAAAATGACTGAgctttataattatatattattgttgtgaGGATTTCTacagagcttttttttttttttccaatgcCAGTTATTATAAACTCATACTTCCAATGCCACCGTGATGATGCCCCATTTTCATGTTGTCATGCATgtagattaaaataatattataattatgtatCTCGGTGAGACGATGAGTTGCGgtgtatttatttttctttttttagcaAACTCATTTTCCCAATGATTAATGACAGTTGTGCCCCACGTCCAAAATTTCATGCATAAACAAAGCTACTAAAACCCATTTATTGTCGCGCCCACAATATTAGCAAAAAGAGTGGTTTTAGTTTTCTAGGGATTTCTAAAAAACTTGTAAATTTAGACGATAATAAGAATTAAGGTGTGCTGATTAGCAAAAAGGGTGGTTCTAGTTTTCTagggattttaaaaaaaacttgtaaactTAATAAGAATTACAGTGTGCTACTTTTCAATATATGCAGAGTTTAgcttattaaatttaaaaaaaaaaaaaaaaaaaaaaaaaaaaaaaaaaacctccccTTCATCATCTCCAGTCTCCACTAATGTCGCATTAGGCTATGGATATTAAAGTGAAATAGCAACATACATGAAGGGATGATTGCAATGGCAGTTATAAACTCATAGTTCTAGTGACACATTGGTGGTGCCCCACTTTTACGTTGTCATGCATGCttattaaaatgatattataataatatatatcgGTGAGTTGCagtgtaatttctttttttagcGAAATCATATTCCCAATAACAGTTACGGTGCCCCACATTCAAACAATTGTCATGCATAAATAAAGCTTCAAAAATCCAGGTATTGTCACGCCCACAATAATAGTAAAACCGGTAGCTTTAAGTTTTCTGGAGGTTTCTCTAAAACTACTTATAAACTTAGATAATAAGAATCATGTTGTATTGCTTTACAATCTAGGCAGAAATTAATTTCccaatatatttcttttatgcAAATTAAACCTCATCTTATTAACAATCAAGGAATCACTTTTGAAGACAATAATAAGAAAACTTTTATTCCAACAAAACATTAGTTCATGATAGAAACAATGTACACAAACAACCATGAATTTCCTTATAtacaaactaaaataaaattaaaaaaataaaaataaaaactctaCAGAAAACACTAAAGCAAAACGAAAGCAGTTTTCTATATCAATCCAGGTGAGGGTATTTGTTCAAGTCAGGTGTAACATAAACATCTGGCTCGCGGTGGTGGTCAGTCACGCTGACACTCATTTGGGTGGGTGATATATGAAGTCCTCTCTGAATTGCATCAATCCTGCATCCAACTGCCATGGCTCGATTCTGTATCTCCTTTGGCGTGAGTTCGCGGTGCTGGCCATCGCCCACCGCGAACTCAGGGAAGTTAAGCTTCGCTCCCGGGCCACGCAAGTAAAAGAGGGCCACGTCGTAGGCCCGAGCAGCGGCCATCGGGGTATGGTAGGAGCCGAGCCAGAGCCTTGTATTTGCAAAACGAATCTCAATTACCCACCTTCCCCATTTCCTCAGGAAAATCCCTTTGTATGGATTCTTTTGCCGAGGCTGgcgcttcttcttctccatttctccagcTTTAGCGGTAACGTAACTCCGACACCATCTCCGGCACCTGCAGCCATCAAAGCAAAACCTCACTTcagtttttctctctctctctgtgttgTGTAGAAGGGAAGGGTGAAGCGCCTTATATAGAAGGGAAGTGGAGAAGAGAATAAAAAAAGGAGTTTGTCTTGTTGCAATCTTTACCGTATGTTAGTTTGGTTTTTGTTAAgcataatactaataatagtaattaaggTAGCTTATCATGCTTTATGTAATATTGAGGGGTCCTTGTTGAGTATTTAGACTCTAGCCCTTGGTTTCTTTCTGGTTATGTTTGATTAATGCAAGTgtgtttcttcaaaaaaaaaaaaaaaaaaaaaaaagtagtttgTCCACTTAGTTAGATAAACACAAGGTTTCAAATTTGGCTACTTATAAGAGCTTTCAattgactttcttggtttgagtcgatTGATAATTTAGGATAATTTActtcctttcttcccaaactggataatttacttcattataATTAGGGATGCGTAGTTTGTATTATTTGAACTAACACCCGaactaaattattaaatttgggTGAACCCGAATATTAATCAGTTTGgatgttttaaattttgatatatcCGAATATAAATCCGGTTCGGATATTGtgtgttaaaattttattaatacccGACCTGAAATCGGAactaaagaaaattttattctaaattatatatttagttttaaatgtatttcttaattaataatatattaaatttcataagTCTCTTAGTCAATTATTAGTATTGTCTTATTTCTAGTTTcataatatatgaaaaatataaatacaaaaataataaaatcattaagaaaactcaaaattgaaaaaataaaataaaccaaacTAATAATCTAGAACTAATCATGCATATTGATTAAAGtgacattataattattaatattatcaattaattataccgcTTAACTAAAACTAGAGACAAGATATTCCCAA encodes:
- the LOC116027587 gene encoding ethylene-responsive transcription factor RAP2-1-like, translated to MATGGGDGVGASRGGGAEKKKRGPKQKNPYKGIRSYYTPVAAARAYVALFYLRGPAAKLNFPDCVVGDGHHHQLTPKEIQNRATSVGYRIDAIQRGLHTSSTQMSVVDHHPESGVYVTPDLNKYPHLD
- the LOC116027588 gene encoding ethylene-responsive transcription factor RAP2-1-like — translated: MIITEKRMHQERVTSEHSCNTSKFAGSPLRCRRWCRSYVTAKAGEMEKKKRQPRQKNPYKGIFLRKWGRWVIEIRFANTRLWLGSYHTPMAAARAYDVALFYLRGPGAKLNFPEFAVGDGQHRELTPKEIQNRAMAVGCRIDAIQRGLHISPTQMSVSVTDHHREPDVYVTPDLNKYPHLD